In Streptomyces sp. NBC_00344, the genomic window ATGGACTTCAGGGGGTTCGACGAGGAAAAGGTCGCGAAGCTCGCGCGGGATCTGGAAAAGGCGAGCTCCGGTGCTGCCGCGCTGCACCGCCACATCGGTTCAATACTCACCGAGGTTCAGGGTGCACTCGACCCCGGTAAGCGGGCTACCAATAGCCCCGAACTGCAACGCGTCCAGGAGACCTCCGCCGGCAGCGGGGTGCTCCTGCCGACCGCCCCCATCTCTCCGTTCGTGGGCTTGCCCGGTTCACTGGGGACGGAATTGCACAACGTGTCCGGGGAGATCAAGCTTCGGCTGCACATGTTCGATGAGGCGAAGGGGCCTCACGACTTCGGCGACGGGATCTCGCCGCTTGACGCGTTCAACGGCATCACCACGCGGGCCAAGCCGGAGGCGACGCAAGAACCGAAGAAGCATCCCTGGTGGAAGAAGTGGGTGGTCGACCCACTGGAAGACACCGGAGTCGAAGTCGCCAATGTAATGCAGGTGATCTTCAGCCAGGAATCCCTCACGGGCGTTTTCGAGACTGCGGCGGGGGTCTGGCTGATGAGTGTCGGCGCCGGTGGCGATATCGCCGGTGGAGCCCTCGACGCCACCGGGGTGGGTGCCTTCATCGGGGTACCTGTGAATGTCGTCAGTACCGCAGCCATCGCGGGCGGTGGAGCCCTCGCCTACAAGGGCCTGGGCGACTTCATGACGGCCATGTCCGAGGGGGACTACAACGCCTGGAGCCGCTCCAGCCGTAAGGGACCCCAGCCTCAACAGCCCCGTGAAGCAGACCCGCTCAAGGATGAGGGGTACGGCGGCCACGGCGTCACGGAGCATGTGGGCCGGAGCGAGCAACAAATGGGCGATCGCCTTGCCAAATCGAAGGACGGGCCAGAGTCGGTTTCTACGTACAAGAGTGTGGTTGATGCCCAACGGTTCTCACAGCGAGCCATTGACGCCAACAAATATCAAATAGCAAAATGGCTTAAGACGCAGACCAAGGGTGCGCCGAGGCCATTCGAACTGAAAAATTCCGGCGAAGTTACCGGACGTTCGCTGTCCCGAGAGGATTGGCAATCAGGCAGGGGCGCTCAAGATGTTCAGGGTGTCCGGGTTGTGTTGAAACCCGACCCTAACGCGCCTGGTGGCTATTACATCCTTACTACCCACCCGCTAGGCTGACGAGGCGTGCGGTCACTTGCGTGACCGCAGGAGGCCGTGGAACATGACGCAACCAGATATTTTCGACGATGAGGCGCCGTGGGCAGAGTGGCTGCCGGAGCTGCGGCTGCTGCTGGAGGCCTACTCGGCGGTGGTCGACGAGAATGCATACACCGACACCGATGAAGTCCCGTCGAAGGCGATGCGCAGCTATTTGCGGATGGCGACCTACTATCCGGGCCGGGCGTTCCGGGCGAGCCGCGAGATTCTGGATGTGCTCAAGTACGGTCTCGACGAGGCTGATGTGGCCTCCAACCTGGCCTCCATGGCGCCGATGATCACGCCCCCCGGCCGCACCCGCGAAGACTGCCTGATCGCGATGCTGCCCCACCTTGCCGCGTTCACCGAGGGTGGCGAGGTGGCCGAGACGGCGATTCCCGAGACCAGCTGGGAGTGGCGTGAGCTTCTGCCCAATCTGTCGAACCTCCTTGGTGGTTCTTTTCATCAGGACGTCGAGGCTCCACACGATGACGTACTGGACGAGTGGGTTGCAGCAGGAACTGGGGCTGATGGGGCGGATTTCGAAATCGTGGCCGTGGCGCGGGAGGTTGATGAGTTGCGCGAACTCTGCCCCGATGAAGGCTGTTTGGATCATGCGGTCGTAGAGCTCGGCTGCGGACTCATGCCACCGGACGGCCTGACGTATACCCAGTGGATGGACCACATTGCGAAACGGCTGCGCTCCCATATCGAAGAGGTGGGCTACGAACCCCCCATAGGCCGGAACCCTGCGTATCCGCCGCACGACAAGCGGTCGGCCGCTCAGCTGGGATGAGTCGACTGTCCGAAGAGTGAAAATGACGGCCTGTCGATGAAGGCCCCGACCGAGGCGCCCGCGCAGGTGGCTGACACATCGTTGGGTCGATTGGGCAGGGCAGGCGGGCGACGAGCATCGGTGGCGGGCGGCTAGGCGTTCAACGAACGTCCGCAGATCCGTTTCGCTCGGTTCTCTCCTGTACCGGTCTACCGGTTGATGGCCTGGATCTCTTGGACGGTCACGTCCTGGGTGGCCCCGAACTCGCCGTCCGGCAGAGGCTTCTCGCCGGTCACGCCGGTGCCCGTCCAGTGGATCTTCCAGGTGATGGTGGCTTTGAGCCGGTAGGTGCCGTTCCCGGAGGACCGCAGGTACTCGACTCCGCAGGGCGGCGTCTTGTCTGCCTTGCCCGTGGCGTAGGGCTCGCCGATGTGGCCGTTGTCGTCGATCGGGCACTCGCCGGAGGCCGGGAATGTGCTCGCGTCGCTGGTGCCGGGCTCGATGGTGAGGGATGTGGGCTCAGCCGTGGTGGTGGCCTGGATGTTGACACCGCCTGCGTTGAGAGCGGCGGTCACGGAGACCGGCTTGAACTGCGCTTTGTCCAGCCATGCCCAGGTGGGGAGGTTCACCTTGGTGGTGTTGCCGGGGGCGAGGGTGACCCTGGTGTCGGGGACCTTGATCTTGTTGTAGGCCAGCTGGGAAAGGATCTCGGGTGTGACGGCGTTCTTGACCTTGGGAGTCTCGCCGTTCTTGACCCAGAAGGTGGCTGTGTCGCACTCGAAGGCGGCAGGGTCGCCTGCCTCCTCCCGGGTCTTGTCCCGAACGGCGTCCCACCACATGCCCTTCCCCGTCTGGGACTTGTTGAAGTCCTTGTAGGGGTTGCCCTTGATGTAGTGGTCCTGGTCCATCGAGTGGGCCTCGCCCGCACCACTGAAGTCCGGTATGTCCCAGCGTCTCTGGAACTCCTTCTTGAACTGGGCAGGAGACCACTTCGGCTCGTACCAGCAGGCGGGCGGGGTCCAGTTCGTGACAGGTGTCACCGGCGCGGCCGACTTGTTGGTGCCGTTCTTTGACTCGTCGAATTGGATCGCCGTGGCGTAGAGGGTGTCTTTCGGCCCGCTTGGATCCTTAGGGTCACTCTCTGTCGCGCCTCCCGCTCCGCGGCTGCCGCCGGCGAAGGCTGGTTGGGCTGTCAGCGACAACGCGACTCCCAGCGCGAGGCCGATCCAGGGCCTTGTCCACTTGGCTGTCACTGACACTGCTTGGATCCCCGCTGCGAGAAGACGTCGGTGGTCTGCCAGACACCGTCGCTGTTCTTCTTCAAGCGCGTGTTGTAGAAGACCAGGGAGTCGGCAGAGTTAGCCACTTCGCCGGACTTTTTGCCAGTCTTCAGGTCCTTGTTGTATGACTTCGACTCATCCGAACAGTACGTCAGCGTTGCCACGTTGCTCTTCAACGAAGTGACCTTGCGGTCGTAGTAGCGAACTCTTCCCGTCCAGGTGATGCCGGAATCGAAGAATCCTTGCACCCATTTCGCTGCGGACAGAGCTGCATCCTCCGCGTTGTAGAAGCCGAACGCAGGCCTCTTCAATGATCGGGCATTGATCGCATCGTCGAGCGAACTGATTCGCTGCGAGCTGTCGTGGAGGATCGCGTCCTTCACCGGGTCCCCGGTCTTCCCGCCCTCGAAGACGTTCTGCATGTCCTTGGCGAGCGTGATCTTCGGGCGGCCCGCAGTGTCAGAGGGGCTCGCGCTCGGCGACGCCGGTTTCGCAGTGGCGCTGCTGTCGGCGCCTGCGATCTTGTTGTTGCCCTTCGGGCTGTCGTCGCCGCTGCCGCAGGCCGTCAGTAGGAGGGCTGCTGCAGCCGTAAGTGCGGCAGCGACAGGCAAGGGGCGGCGGTTCACTAGCGACTCCCAGTGGGGGGAAAGTTACTCAGACGTACCAACGTTAACTGGGGGGTGGCGAGTTCACCAGTGCGAACTTCTACGTGAGGGGCCAGAAAGCTGGCATATCGGTTCCCGTAGCAGTCTGCGTGAAGGCTGCCCAGGCGGCAGGGGAGAAGGCGAGGGCGGGGCGGGCGATGTCCTTGGAGTCGCGAACGTGAATGGCGGCTGGCGTGGCGGCCACCTCTATGCACTCGCCCTGCTCAGCGCTGTAGGTGGACTTGGTCCATAGCGCCGTGACTTCGACACATTCACCGTGGCTGCCGCTGTGGCTGCTTTTGAACCAGTCCGATGCCGTGCTCATAGGCCTTGTGCCACCTGTTCGATGAGTGCCGCGGATTCTTCGGGCGTGAGAGCCTGGGCTCGCAGAATGCCATATTTGCCGAACAGACGGCCCACGTCGGGTTGTTCCCTTACGAAGTAGCCCCCGTTCTGCCCTTCCACATAGGCGAGTTGCGGCCGTTCCGTTGTCTCCAAGAGGATCATCGGGCCGGCTAGGCCGGCGTGCGACCGCCGGTCGTGGGGCATGACCTGGATCTCGACGTTCCTCAATCGCCCCACGTCGATGACGTGCTGGAGCTGCCCCTTGAGAACCGCAGGTCCGCCGAGCGGGCGGGTGAGTGTGGCCTGTTCGAGTACGAAGCCGACTACCGGCAGAGGCCTTCGGGTGAGGAGGTTCTGGCGCTCCAGCCGGGTTGTTACCTGCGCTTCGATCTCTTCGTCGTCCAGCGGTGGGCAGTAATTGCAATTGAAGACTGCTCGAGCGTAGGCCTCGGTCTGAAGGAGGCCCGGGATCACGTGATTCGCGTACGTGTGGAGGGCGGTGGCCCGCTTCTCCTCCTCCGCGTACTCCTCCGTCCAAGCAGGCAAATGGCTGACCCGCAGCTCTTTCGCAGCCGCGAGAAGTGCACCCTGTGCACCCAGCGCCTCGTCCGCGACCGGAACGAAATCTCCCTTCGGGGGCCGCTCCCCGCGCTCCACCATGGCCACTTGGGACTTCGAGAACCCGACGCGCTGAGCCAGAGCGTCCTGTGAGATCCCGGCCCTTTCCCGGTGGAAGCGGAGTAACGAGCCGAACATCCGCTGGGTGCCGGCACTGCGTTCACCGGTGTGCACAACGTCCTCCCCCGAGTGCACAGACGTGCACGGTCATCGTGTGGTGCTGGTCACATTCAACCCCGGTGCGCAACTGTCTGATTCATGAACCGCGAAACTTCCCCATCCTGGGTTCCGGCCTCCGGGCATGCACTGCGACATGCCGGTATTCACTTCGACGCCGTACGGATCGAGGGCTTCCTGGGCGAACAAGTGGCCTACGAGATCATGCAGTTCACGGACTTCAGGGCCGGGCCGATCGTGCGTGAGGAGACCGGCGCGCGGAACACGTACTTCCTGTTGCCGCCGCAAACCGCCGCCGCGTACCGCTGGCCCGCCGGGGCGCGGGCACTCGGCCGTGGAGGAGGCTGTGCGGCGTACGTGGGAGTGCCGGCGCTGGACGGGGCGACCTGGCCGCTGGCGTGGCAGTCGCCGCCCACGGGCGAAGTTCCGTTCGTCGATGCCGGCTTACTGCATGAAATGGTCGGACGTGCCCTCGATGCGGTGCGGTGAACGCGTCATCGTTTCCCGTGGAAGGGCAACCGTCACCGGAGGTGTCAGAGGCTTCCGCCCGCGTGTGCAGGGCTGCCGGACCGCGAGTGACGGGATCGGGCTGCCGGGGGCCAGGGCTGCGACGGCGGCCTCAGCCGGAGATCAGCGCCTCCGGAGCGGCCTCGGGTGCCGTCTGCCGGTACGCTGCCCCCACTCCCCACGCCCGGTAC contains:
- a CDS encoding RNase A-like domain-containing protein, with protein sequence MDFRGFDEEKVAKLARDLEKASSGAAALHRHIGSILTEVQGALDPGKRATNSPELQRVQETSAGSGVLLPTAPISPFVGLPGSLGTELHNVSGEIKLRLHMFDEAKGPHDFGDGISPLDAFNGITTRAKPEATQEPKKHPWWKKWVVDPLEDTGVEVANVMQVIFSQESLTGVFETAAGVWLMSVGAGGDIAGGALDATGVGAFIGVPVNVVSTAAIAGGGALAYKGLGDFMTAMSEGDYNAWSRSSRKGPQPQQPREADPLKDEGYGGHGVTEHVGRSEQQMGDRLAKSKDGPESVSTYKSVVDAQRFSQRAIDANKYQIAKWLKTQTKGAPRPFELKNSGEVTGRSLSREDWQSGRGAQDVQGVRVVLKPDPNAPGGYYILTTHPLG
- a CDS encoding contact-dependent growth inhibition system immunity protein, which produces MTQPDIFDDEAPWAEWLPELRLLLEAYSAVVDENAYTDTDEVPSKAMRSYLRMATYYPGRAFRASREILDVLKYGLDEADVASNLASMAPMITPPGRTREDCLIAMLPHLAAFTEGGEVAETAIPETSWEWRELLPNLSNLLGGSFHQDVEAPHDDVLDEWVAAGTGADGADFEIVAVAREVDELRELCPDEGCLDHAVVELGCGLMPPDGLTYTQWMDHIAKRLRSHIEEVGYEPPIGRNPAYPPHDKRSAAQLG
- a CDS encoding DUF397 domain-containing protein, with product MSTASDWFKSSHSGSHGECVEVTALWTKSTYSAEQGECIEVAATPAAIHVRDSKDIARPALAFSPAAWAAFTQTATGTDMPAFWPLT
- a CDS encoding helix-turn-helix domain-containing protein; translation: MHTGERSAGTQRMFGSLLRFHRERAGISQDALAQRVGFSKSQVAMVERGERPPKGDFVPVADEALGAQGALLAAAKELRVSHLPAWTEEYAEEEKRATALHTYANHVIPGLLQTEAYARAVFNCNYCPPLDDEEIEAQVTTRLERQNLLTRRPLPVVGFVLEQATLTRPLGGPAVLKGQLQHVIDVGRLRNVEIQVMPHDRRSHAGLAGPMILLETTERPQLAYVEGQNGGYFVREQPDVGRLFGKYGILRAQALTPEESAALIEQVAQGL